In Candidatus Defluviilinea proxima, a single genomic region encodes these proteins:
- a CDS encoding amidohydrolase, translating into MTHADLLITNAKIFTADEKQSIAEAIAIQGNRILYVGANPKAESFRGPNTRVVDAQGRTVLPGLIDSHFHLLAGAKELRFAQLQNVRSLEMLRGELLNFAESNSRSEWIAGIGLVYGVLPDGNSITRHHLDAIIPDRPVFLVAYDGHTSWANTEALRRADLLNGRELGDFDKVVMGEDGLATGELLEAAGSLVEDLIPVPTEGETLDLLARAVKMAAGYGLTSVHNMNDNIKNLRVYQMLETRGEMSLRVYVPFRVDPEMKVDVLSEAVDMRSASTNKVRGGLVKFFMDGVIETGTGLLLDDYECRPGWRGTSQFEPEHFAELALEADAHGLQVAVHCTGDGAVRRVLDTYELVRKQNGQRDSRHRIEHIELVDDSDVGRFAQLGVIASMQPLHAPKEVGSPDPWPARVGPERYRRSFAWQTLRNAGAHLAFGSDWTVADMNPMTGIHAALNRTPWQEGDPNQAQTLEDVLLGYTRDAAYAEHMEHEKGLLKEGFLADVVMLSEDIFQTPKEEMLRVKAVLTICDGQVTHDSLE; encoded by the coding sequence ATGACACACGCAGACCTCCTCATTACCAACGCCAAAATTTTTACAGCCGATGAAAAGCAATCAATCGCAGAAGCAATTGCTATTCAGGGAAATCGAATATTGTATGTGGGAGCCAACCCAAAAGCGGAATCGTTTCGCGGACCGAACACACGAGTCGTCGATGCACAGGGGCGAACGGTTCTGCCTGGCTTGATTGATAGTCACTTCCACTTGCTCGCTGGCGCAAAGGAATTGCGATTCGCGCAGTTGCAGAATGTCCGCTCGTTGGAGATGCTGAGGGGTGAATTGCTCAATTTCGCTGAATCAAACTCAAGGTCCGAATGGATCGCGGGGATCGGGCTGGTATACGGCGTATTGCCAGATGGAAACTCGATCACACGTCATCATCTCGATGCGATCATCCCAGATCGTCCAGTATTTTTAGTCGCGTACGATGGTCACACATCATGGGCAAATACAGAGGCGTTACGTCGCGCGGATCTATTGAACGGCCGCGAACTGGGAGACTTTGATAAAGTGGTGATGGGCGAGGATGGTTTGGCAACAGGTGAATTGCTTGAGGCTGCTGGAAGCCTCGTTGAAGATCTGATCCCTGTGCCTACGGAAGGAGAAACTCTCGATCTGCTTGCGCGTGCAGTGAAGATGGCGGCAGGCTACGGCTTGACGAGCGTGCACAACATGAACGATAACATCAAGAATCTGCGTGTGTATCAAATGCTGGAAACGCGCGGCGAAATGTCCTTGCGCGTGTATGTGCCATTTCGAGTAGACCCTGAAATGAAAGTGGATGTGTTGAGCGAAGCAGTGGACATGCGCTCGGCATCTACGAATAAGGTGCGCGGCGGACTGGTTAAATTTTTTATGGACGGTGTCATTGAAACAGGCACTGGCTTACTACTCGATGATTACGAATGCCGCCCGGGTTGGCGTGGCACTTCGCAATTTGAGCCCGAGCATTTCGCCGAACTCGCGCTTGAAGCCGATGCACACGGATTGCAGGTCGCTGTCCATTGCACGGGCGATGGCGCAGTGCGACGCGTGCTCGATACGTACGAACTTGTCCGCAAGCAAAATGGACAGCGCGATAGTCGTCATCGTATCGAACACATTGAATTGGTGGATGACTCAGATGTTGGACGTTTCGCACAACTGGGAGTGATCGCTTCGATGCAACCTTTGCACGCCCCGAAAGAAGTCGGCTCACCCGACCCCTGGCCTGCGCGCGTGGGACCCGAGCGTTATCGCCGCTCCTTTGCCTGGCAAACATTGCGCAACGCTGGCGCACATCTCGCCTTCGGCAGTGACTGGACCGTGGCCGATATGAACCCCATGACGGGCATCCACGCCGCATTGAATCGAACTCCGTGGCAAGAAGGTGACCCAAATCAAGCACAGACTCTCGAAGATGTTTTACTCGGTTACACCCGTGATGCGGCATACGCCGAACACATGGAACACGAAAAGGGACTCTTGAAAGAAGGCTTTCTCGCAGATGTGGTCATGCTTTCAGAAGATATTTTCCAAACACCGAAAGAAGAAATGTTACGCGTGAAAGCTGTGTTGACGATCTGTGATGGACAAGTCACGCACGATAGTCTTGAGTAA
- a CDS encoding DUF3291 domain-containing protein, whose amino-acid sequence MPKYHIAQINIGRILAPIDDPLMAEFVAQLPAINALADASPGFVWRLQTEAGDATNVKVYDDDRIIVNLSVWESIESLREYAYRSQHTGVMKYRTKWFEKFDGPYMALWWVPAGHIPTLEEGKERLDHLRKNGNSPHAFLFKNVFPAPEE is encoded by the coding sequence ATGCCAAAATATCACATTGCACAAATCAACATCGGACGAATACTCGCACCGATTGATGATCCACTCATGGCGGAGTTTGTCGCACAACTGCCTGCCATCAACGCGCTCGCGGATGCAAGCCCCGGCTTTGTGTGGCGTCTCCAAACCGAAGCAGGTGATGCCACCAACGTAAAGGTCTATGATGATGACAGGATCATTGTCAACCTGTCCGTTTGGGAGAGTATTGAGTCCCTGCGTGAGTACGCCTACAGAAGTCAACACACGGGAGTCATGAAATATCGCACGAAATGGTTCGAGAAATTTGACGGTCCGTACATGGCGTTATGGTGGGTCCCTGCTGGGCATATCCCAACGCTAGAAGAGGGAAAAGAACGATTGGATCACCTACGGAAGAATGGGAATTCGCCCCATGCATTTTTGTTTAAGAACGTTTTCCCTGCACCTGAAGAGTGA
- a CDS encoding DUF4258 domain-containing protein: protein MNNPKTIFRVHAVQRMFERRVAIKKVLSAVETGEIIEDYSSETPEPSRLILGFQGKRPFHVVISENLVTNETTIITVYVPDLNKWKKDARSRK from the coding sequence GTGAATAATCCTAAAACCATTTTCCGTGTCCATGCCGTTCAACGAATGTTTGAGCGGCGTGTTGCTATTAAAAAAGTGTTGAGTGCAGTTGAAACAGGGGAGATCATCGAAGATTACTCGTCAGAAACGCCTGAACCGAGTCGTTTGATATTGGGGTTTCAGGGGAAGCGTCCGTTCCATGTGGTGATTTCTGAGAATCTGGTGACGAATGAAACGACGATCATTACGGTTTATGTCCCTGACCTAAATAAGTGGAAGAAAGATGCGAGGAGCCGTAAATGA
- a CDS encoding trimethylamine methyltransferase family protein: MNNIRPQLTLLTKEQKQEIHQYVLQILATTGVRVDSPSALAMLEKRVGSSNVEGRSVRMPKELVEWAIQVAPKRIQIFDRRGNPQFQIGGAEDQIRFGIGVTALYYQEPETDTPVLFERKHMRDMVRLGNKLRHYDMVSTVGIVRDVPEHLTDVYGSLEHFANGTKPMVLLCSDEHKFDDVLRMFELLHGDLGEKPFIIPYFNPVSPLVMNEGTVDKMKIAIERGLPVIVSNYSMSGATTPITPAGTIAVLLAELLAGLVIGQLYKEGAPMLLGMLPVYFDMKTLMNFYDPQSILMNLACAEMMEFYGIPHCGTSGSGTGWGMDLLAAETYWMNTLTFALTKGGIAPFVGDTLGSKAVSPLTFIYCHEIIDQALRYANGFQLDDAHVGLSEIDQIGAGKSYVTAPTTLKKYKSGYYVSPIFPRWNMEKWIEAGQPHAQTRLKEYALEFLKDLPVPEDHEELIRKGEEFIGKLENN, encoded by the coding sequence ATGAATAACATCCGCCCACAACTTACCCTGTTAACTAAAGAACAGAAGCAGGAAATCCATCAGTATGTGTTGCAAATACTTGCAACTACCGGCGTGCGCGTGGATTCGCCGTCCGCGTTGGCGATGCTGGAGAAAAGAGTCGGCAGTTCGAACGTTGAGGGAAGAAGCGTGCGGATGCCGAAGGAGTTGGTCGAGTGGGCGATCCAAGTCGCGCCGAAGAGAATCCAGATCTTTGATCGAAGAGGGAATCCGCAATTCCAAATTGGCGGAGCAGAGGATCAAATCAGATTCGGGATTGGTGTGACGGCGTTGTATTATCAGGAGCCTGAGACCGATACGCCTGTATTGTTCGAGCGTAAACACATGCGTGACATGGTGCGGCTTGGAAATAAACTGCGGCATTACGATATGGTTTCAACGGTGGGAATTGTGCGCGATGTGCCCGAGCATCTGACGGATGTGTATGGGAGCCTTGAACATTTTGCGAATGGCACGAAGCCGATGGTGTTGTTGTGTTCGGATGAACATAAGTTTGACGATGTGTTGCGTATGTTCGAATTGCTTCATGGCGATCTGGGCGAGAAGCCGTTCATCATTCCGTATTTCAACCCTGTTTCGCCGCTGGTGATGAACGAGGGTACCGTGGACAAAATGAAGATCGCCATCGAGCGTGGATTGCCCGTGATCGTTTCGAATTACAGCATGTCTGGCGCGACGACGCCGATCACACCTGCAGGGACGATCGCTGTGTTGCTTGCTGAACTGCTGGCTGGCCTTGTGATTGGACAGTTATATAAAGAAGGTGCGCCGATGTTGCTCGGTATGTTGCCTGTCTATTTTGATATGAAGACGCTGATGAATTTTTATGATCCGCAAAGCATTTTGATGAACCTTGCCTGCGCCGAGATGATGGAGTTTTATGGCATTCCACATTGTGGGACTTCGGGAAGCGGCACCGGCTGGGGCATGGACTTGCTCGCCGCGGAAACGTATTGGATGAACACGCTCACGTTCGCTCTCACGAAAGGTGGCATCGCGCCATTCGTTGGAGATACGCTTGGCTCCAAAGCGGTCTCGCCGCTGACGTTTATCTACTGTCACGAGATCATTGACCAGGCCCTGCGCTACGCAAACGGATTTCAACTCGACGATGCACATGTGGGGCTGAGTGAGATCGATCAGATCGGCGCGGGCAAGAGTTACGTTACTGCGCCGACAACTTTGAAGAAATACAAAAGCGGATATTACGTCAGTCCCATTTTCCCGCGCTGGAATATGGAGAAGTGGATCGAAGCAGGCCAACCGCATGCACAGACGCGGCTGAAGGAATATGCTCTTGAGTTCTTGAAGGATTTACCTGTCCCTGAAGACCATGAGGAGTTAATACGAAAGGGTGAAGAATTTATTGGTAAGTTAGAAAATAATTAG
- a CDS encoding endonuclease/exonuclease/phosphatase family protein: MKKTVSKFSILVTGYVILIMAWFVSWLVVGDANWWLVLVNRLVPYLFIPVPILLFWSIRSRKYRDIVLLLIPALIFVWLYRPYVFPKNLQSGSSDGQLRVMTYNVLFSNFDYDAVANIVLVYEPDLVALQEVKPEMMDALKDRLAGKYPYSVFGTENDYGTTTVFSKSPLDVSYILDLQADRPAVVVKTKVHGRNVTFASLHLLAYNLWWTKLKDIPEVVMQRTANQNRQAKILLNDLEKDDGIVIVGCDCNSYETSGSYRILEQSMESAARKVGWLLNKNELPNAKQDVVLQHIDHIWFRGEVEPVRMYKIKDDGGSDHLPVLAIFDFR; encoded by the coding sequence GTGAAAAAAACAGTCTCTAAATTTTCGATCCTTGTGACAGGCTATGTCATTTTGATAATGGCATGGTTTGTATCATGGTTAGTTGTTGGCGATGCCAATTGGTGGCTTGTTCTTGTTAACCGCCTTGTGCCGTACCTATTCATTCCAGTGCCTATACTTTTATTTTGGAGTATTCGTTCACGCAAGTATAGAGATATTGTCCTATTATTAATTCCAGCCTTGATTTTTGTGTGGCTGTATCGTCCCTATGTGTTCCCAAAAAACCTACAATCGGGCTCAAGTGATGGGCAGTTGCGGGTAATGACATATAACGTGCTATTCAGCAATTTTGATTACGATGCAGTTGCTAATATTGTTTTGGTTTACGAGCCCGATTTGGTGGCTTTGCAGGAAGTGAAGCCTGAAATGATGGATGCGCTGAAAGATCGGTTGGCGGGAAAGTATCCCTATTCAGTTTTTGGAACAGAAAACGACTACGGGACTACAACTGTCTTCAGCAAGTCTCCTTTGGATGTTTCGTATATCTTGGACTTGCAAGCTGACCGTCCTGCGGTAGTCGTAAAGACGAAAGTACATGGGCGAAATGTGACTTTCGCGTCCTTACATTTGTTGGCCTATAACTTGTGGTGGACAAAACTCAAGGATATTCCTGAAGTCGTTATGCAACGAACTGCTAATCAGAACCGTCAGGCAAAGATATTGCTGAATGATCTCGAAAAAGACGATGGAATTGTTATCGTTGGCTGTGACTGCAACAGTTATGAAACGTCAGGTTCATATCGGATATTGGAGCAGTCTATGGAGAGTGCGGCTAGAAAAGTTGGCTGGTTGCTGAATAAAAATGAGCTTCCCAATGCGAAACAAGATGTTGTGCTTCAGCATATTGATCACATATGGTTTCGTGGTGAGGTGGAACCTGTGCGCATGTATAAAATAAAGGACGATGGCGGTTCCGACCATTTGCCGGTTCTGGCTATATTCGATTTTCGATAA
- a CDS encoding type II toxin-antitoxin system MqsA family antitoxin — protein sequence MICLICRQAETVDGLTTVQFERGEMRLVVNNVPARVCPSCGEAYVEEDVAVQLLQQADEVSDAGILDVTQDYRA from the coding sequence ATGATTTGCCTCATTTGCAGGCAGGCTGAGACTGTGGACGGGCTGACTACTGTCCAGTTTGAGCGCGGGGAGATGCGTTTGGTTGTAAACAACGTGCCTGCGCGAGTTTGTCCCAGTTGCGGGGAAGCGTATGTGGAGGAGGATGTCGCTGTGCAGTTATTGCAACAGGCGGACGAGGTGTCCGATGCGGGAATACTGGATGTTACTCAAGACTATCGTGCGTGA
- a CDS encoding alpha/beta fold hydrolase, whose amino-acid sequence MPMYKRTSLWLLVFLVACQPSPQATSITSTATLPPPQVVIETITPSPVPTLTLVPSATPTVEEAIFPFTIEGLRQHNYQGGDIHIRETLTETDAYTAYLIDYPSDGLTITGVMQIPKGEGPFPVIVMNHGYFNRGVFHSGDGTDRSSAFLAEHGYITLASDYRSWGKSDIGASFFYSGLVIDVINLINAVPSIPEADSERVGIWGHSMGGGVTMKVLTILGGFDNSHDASTAPPTNGGSAQRVKAAVLYSPVSADDADIINRWGMGCFGDIATGELIAGCNSSDIIPLSLPANVQEAYRFAASDADTLKRIAPFYNLNYVDVPVQIHYGTEDGKYIGGTPPEWSIKLTQGLRDAGKQAELYQYDGEGHSFIGEPWFVFMRRTLGFFDEHVKNTK is encoded by the coding sequence GTGCCCATGTATAAACGGACTTCCTTATGGCTATTGGTCTTTCTTGTGGCCTGTCAGCCTTCGCCACAAGCAACTTCAATTACATCAACGGCAACGTTACCCCCTCCACAGGTTGTTATCGAAACGATTACGCCTTCACCTGTCCCAACACTTACGCTTGTCCCCTCCGCCACCCCGACAGTTGAAGAGGCGATCTTTCCTTTCACGATCGAAGGACTTCGTCAGCATAACTATCAAGGTGGCGATATTCACATCCGCGAGACGCTCACAGAAACGGATGCGTACACTGCCTATTTGATCGACTATCCCAGCGATGGCCTTACGATCACTGGAGTGATGCAGATTCCCAAGGGTGAAGGTCCATTCCCGGTCATTGTGATGAATCATGGATACTTCAACCGCGGCGTGTTTCATTCAGGCGATGGAACAGATCGTTCCTCCGCGTTTCTGGCGGAACATGGATACATCACCCTCGCGTCTGATTATCGCAGTTGGGGTAAATCAGACATTGGCGCAAGCTTCTTTTATTCAGGTCTGGTCATTGACGTGATCAACCTCATCAATGCCGTCCCCTCCATTCCCGAAGCCGACTCGGAGCGTGTAGGCATTTGGGGACACAGCATGGGTGGGGGAGTCACAATGAAGGTGTTGACCATCCTTGGTGGTTTCGATAATTCCCACGACGCTTCGACTGCGCCGCCAACGAACGGCGGCTCCGCTCAGCGCGTGAAGGCCGCTGTTCTTTATTCTCCCGTCAGCGCGGACGACGCCGACATCATCAATCGCTGGGGCATGGGTTGCTTTGGTGACATTGCAACAGGTGAATTGATCGCCGGGTGCAACTCGTCCGATATCATTCCACTGAGTCTGCCGGCGAATGTACAGGAAGCCTATCGCTTCGCCGCATCTGATGCGGATACCCTGAAGAGAATCGCTCCTTTCTATAATCTGAATTATGTGGATGTGCCCGTTCAAATCCACTATGGGACGGAGGATGGTAAATACATCGGTGGCACTCCGCCCGAGTGGTCTATCAAATTAACGCAGGGTTTGCGCGATGCGGGCAAGCAAGCAGAGTTGTATCAGTACGATGGCGAAGGACATTCGTTCATCGGAGAGCCGTGGTTCGTGTTTATGCGGCGTACACTTGGATTCTTTGACGAACATGTGAAAAACACAAAATGA
- a CDS encoding ABC transporter ATP-binding protein, whose translation MVIHDGKIVEQGTHTELLANQGMYYELYKTGFQE comes from the coding sequence GTGGTCATTCACGATGGTAAGATCGTCGAGCAGGGAACGCACACCGAGTTGCTGGCGAATCAAGGGATGTATTACGAACTTTATAAAACAGGTTTCCAAGAGTAG
- a CDS encoding GNAT family N-acetyltransferase: MSGIFRKIEATEIQEGYDIIVARTNWLNQQGIRQWTQPIPFEVISQRQVAGRFFGYWVNGGLTAVVCLLDKSVLDWGDQMQGNYLCMATLASAVQHKGKGYGEECAIEACNYSKTNGCEKVYLDCVDNDGALPRFYSKLGFEILNTMSYAGGFEIVLMVKYLTDSKLMENSNNVFGVD, from the coding sequence ATGAGCGGAATTTTTCGGAAAATTGAAGCAACTGAAATACAAGAAGGTTACGATATTATTGTCGCCCGAACAAATTGGCTCAACCAGCAAGGGATTCGCCAGTGGACTCAGCCAATCCCTTTTGAAGTTATCTCTCAAAGGCAGGTGGCTGGTCGATTTTTTGGTTATTGGGTTAATGGCGGATTAACTGCTGTGGTTTGTTTGCTTGATAAAAGCGTTTTGGATTGGGGGGATCAAATGCAGGGCAACTATCTTTGCATGGCTACCTTGGCGAGCGCTGTTCAACATAAAGGAAAAGGATATGGGGAAGAATGTGCGATTGAAGCTTGTAATTACTCAAAAACTAACGGTTGTGAAAAAGTATATTTGGACTGCGTAGATAATGATGGCGCATTACCTCGTTTCTATTCGAAATTGGGATTTGAAATTCTTAATACCATGTCTTATGCGGGCGGGTTTGAGATTGTCTTGATGGTCAAGTACCTGACAGATTCAAAGTTAATGGAAAATTCAAATAATGTATTTGGAGTCGATTGA
- a CDS encoding PAS domain S-box protein: MYGFIQSKFVTVSTGKLVAVSIVTSIIITSLLTTILSLVTLGKMSLELLVTNSIIGAIVPAIVAPFVINLVKQSASWEQINQDLKQENIDRKRLENEALQKAKGMQAVNELAIECAAASPDEDILKLITGKLLGITNALGVGITIYDSLTRTFTIKNVTVSGQVLSAANQLVGHNLLGMVIPVSPEVEARILTEKVVVFSDLSEISFGVVSKPMALILKNTLSVGNFTGMALAHRGKLIGTAVIAQREGEPTLDLEVCKTLAHVSAVSIERKAVENALRESETKFRAIIENLSEGIQLLDEQGLLIEWNPAQEILTGLKRNEVLGKSVWDVQFQLMLENRRTPENYESTKQRIKNILTTGKYSNFHHPFETVLQPVNSGPKYILQTLFPIHTDTGHRIGSIMKDITIRKQAELDRDRLIMELKSKNTELEQFTYTVSHDLKAPLITIKGFLGLLEKDALDGNIDRMKKDTSRINEAVDKMQQLLNELLELSRIGRIVNPSQEVLFEELVKDAMKSVRGRLEEYHVIPQVEKDLPVVWVDRTRMIQVIQNLLDNAAKFMGDQVDPQITIGMQGRDKDNKYIFYIKDNGIGIEAQQLERVFGLFQKLSVNEDGTGIGLAIVKRIIEVHGGRVWATSDGEGQGTTVFFTLPAP; the protein is encoded by the coding sequence ATGTACGGATTCATTCAGAGTAAATTTGTCACAGTCAGCACCGGCAAACTGGTCGCGGTCTCGATTGTTACGTCAATCATAATCACATCACTGCTTACAACCATCCTAAGTCTGGTTACTTTGGGGAAAATGTCATTGGAATTGCTTGTCACAAATTCGATCATTGGCGCCATCGTACCAGCCATTGTCGCTCCCTTTGTCATCAATCTAGTGAAACAATCCGCCAGTTGGGAACAGATCAACCAAGACCTAAAGCAAGAGAACATAGATAGGAAAAGACTTGAAAACGAGGCCCTACAAAAAGCAAAAGGCATGCAGGCCGTCAATGAACTTGCCATTGAATGCGCGGCCGCATCACCAGACGAAGATATATTAAAACTCATCACCGGAAAATTACTAGGGATCACCAATGCACTTGGAGTTGGCATCACGATTTACGACTCGCTTACACGGACATTTACAATTAAAAATGTTACTGTTTCAGGTCAGGTCCTTTCCGCTGCCAATCAACTTGTTGGACATAATCTTTTAGGAATGGTAATTCCCGTCTCCCCAGAGGTGGAAGCTCGCATACTGACAGAAAAAGTTGTTGTATTTTCAGATCTATCAGAGATCTCGTTCGGGGTTGTCTCCAAACCCATGGCACTTATACTTAAGAACACTCTCAGTGTTGGAAACTTCACAGGCATGGCGTTAGCTCATAGAGGAAAACTCATCGGCACAGCAGTCATCGCTCAACGTGAAGGAGAGCCTACACTCGACCTTGAAGTATGCAAAACGCTGGCCCATGTGTCTGCTGTATCGATCGAACGTAAGGCCGTTGAAAATGCTCTGAGAGAGAGTGAAACCAAATTCAGGGCCATCATCGAAAACCTCTCTGAGGGAATCCAGCTTCTGGATGAACAAGGTCTGCTCATTGAATGGAACCCAGCACAGGAGATCCTTACAGGGCTCAAACGGAACGAAGTTCTTGGTAAATCTGTTTGGGATGTCCAATTTCAATTGATGCTTGAGAACCGCCGAACCCCTGAAAATTACGAAAGCACAAAACAACGGATCAAAAATATTCTAACTACAGGCAAGTATTCAAACTTCCATCATCCGTTCGAAACAGTGCTTCAACCCGTCAATAGCGGCCCAAAGTATATTCTCCAAACTCTCTTCCCAATTCACACCGACACAGGCCATCGCATTGGCTCTATTATGAAGGACATAACAATTCGAAAACAAGCGGAACTGGATCGTGATAGATTGATCATGGAATTGAAATCAAAGAATACCGAGCTTGAACAATTTACTTATACGGTTTCCCATGATCTCAAAGCACCCCTCATCACGATCAAGGGATTCTTGGGACTGCTCGAAAAAGATGCCTTGGATGGAAACATCGACCGCATGAAAAAGGATACAAGCCGGATCAACGAAGCCGTGGACAAAATGCAACAGCTACTGAACGAACTTCTCGAGCTCTCGCGCATTGGCAGGATCGTCAACCCTTCACAAGAAGTTCTTTTCGAAGAGCTCGTGAAGGATGCAATGAAATCGGTCCGTGGCAGGTTGGAGGAGTATCACGTTATACCGCAAGTTGAAAAGGACCTGCCTGTTGTGTGGGTCGACCGGACGCGCATGATACAAGTGATACAAAATCTTTTGGATAACGCCGCCAAGTTCATGGGCGATCAAGTCGATCCACAGATCACGATTGGCATGCAAGGCCGCGACAAGGACAACAAGTACATCTTTTACATAAAAGACAATGGCATCGGGATCGAGGCACAACAACTCGAACGAGTATTCGGCTTATTTCAAAAGTTGAGCGTGAACGAAGATGGGACCGGCATCGGCCTCGCCATCGTAAAACGGATCATCGAAGTCCATGGCGGCAGAGTTTGGGCTACGTCAGATGGCGAGGGTCAAGGCACGACTGTTTTCTTCACACTGCCAGCACCGTGA
- a CDS encoding DinB family protein, translating to MNIQDIRFIYDYNYWANRKILAAATKVTEEQFVTPSEFPMGPLRRTMLHVVDAEYGWRGFFESKKFNEDLNPDDFLTLELLEKKFQEEEKSMRICLDGLTDEDVENHIQYVNDEGALRDRVLWHCLLHVVNHGTQHRSEAAALLTRYNASPGDLDFTLFLIESGNS from the coding sequence ATGAATATTCAAGACATTCGATTTATCTATGACTACAACTACTGGGCAAATAGAAAAATCCTTGCGGCTGCCACGAAAGTAACGGAGGAGCAATTTGTCACCCCGTCTGAATTTCCCATGGGCCCATTGCGTCGCACCATGCTGCATGTCGTCGATGCAGAATATGGCTGGCGTGGATTTTTTGAATCCAAAAAATTCAATGAGGATCTTAACCCGGACGACTTTCTGACACTCGAATTGCTTGAAAAGAAATTCCAGGAAGAAGAAAAATCCATGCGGATTTGTCTCGATGGCCTCACGGATGAAGATGTGGAAAACCATATTCAATATGTAAACGATGAAGGCGCCCTGCGTGATCGTGTCCTCTGGCATTGCTTGCTACACGTGGTCAATCATGGCACGCAACATCGCAGTGAAGCCGCAGCCTTGCTCACCCGTTACAATGCATCCCCGGGCGATCTGGATTTCACGTTATTTCTCATTGAAAGCGGTAACTCTTAG